The following are from one region of the Ignavibacteriota bacterium genome:
- a CDS encoding response regulator SirA, translating into MKNKITHVVKRTGAIVPFKKERVINAIYRAAVAVGGRDKDKAEELAEQVIEILNQKFDEKTSPHIEDIQDVVEKVLIENGHAKVAKEYILYREEAARRRDEEGRINSKLNENIPWSKVWRNLDWAVEHKLNTIELLNERVANGEFAQIVHESETLYEDDVELAAKLIIERLKDLRMVMISGPSSSGKTSTTMKLEQKLIKKGYKFKALIVDHYFFDLEFHPKDEFGDYDFETPQALDLPLINEHLSKLSHGEKVLIPSYDFKSGTRTLDATPMKLEKDEILLIDSLHGLYPDFSKDISPEVKFKLYLEPLLQMKGLDGKYIRWTDVRLIRRMLRDFAHRAYNPTQTLEHWHYVRSSELRNIIPYSNTADFIISSAMPYELCLYSHKLGKDFIEWEKKYKNDPLKTDSYERASRLAYLLKHITPVEDDSPVPHDSVLREFIGGSSIVH; encoded by the coding sequence ATGAAAAATAAAATTACACACGTTGTAAAACGTACGGGAGCGATAGTTCCATTTAAAAAAGAAAGAGTAATCAATGCAATTTACCGTGCTGCCGTTGCAGTCGGCGGCAGAGATAAAGATAAAGCCGAAGAACTTGCTGAACAGGTTATTGAAATACTCAACCAAAAATTTGATGAAAAAACTTCGCCGCATATTGAAGATATTCAGGATGTAGTGGAAAAAGTATTAATTGAAAATGGTCACGCAAAAGTTGCTAAGGAATATATTCTTTACAGAGAAGAAGCTGCAAGAAGAAGAGATGAAGAAGGGAGGATTAATTCAAAACTAAATGAAAATATTCCATGGTCAAAAGTGTGGCGAAACCTTGATTGGGCGGTTGAACATAAACTCAATACTATCGAATTGCTGAATGAAAGAGTTGCAAATGGAGAATTTGCACAGATTGTTCACGAGTCTGAAACTTTGTATGAAGATGATGTTGAACTTGCAGCAAAATTAATTATAGAACGACTTAAAGATTTGCGAATGGTAATGATAAGCGGACCTTCTTCATCAGGAAAAACAAGCACTACGATGAAACTTGAACAGAAACTGATAAAGAAAGGTTATAAATTCAAAGCACTTATTGTTGATCACTATTTTTTTGATCTCGAGTTCCATCCAAAGGACGAGTTTGGTGATTATGATTTTGAAACTCCGCAGGCACTTGATCTCCCTTTGATAAATGAACATCTCTCTAAACTTAGCCACGGAGAAAAAGTTTTAATTCCAAGTTATGATTTTAAAAGCGGTACGCGAACTCTTGATGCCACTCCGATGAAACTTGAAAAGGACGAAATACTTTTAATTGATAGTCTGCATGGGCTGTATCCTGATTTCAGCAAAGATATTTCTCCTGAAGTAAAATTTAAATTGTATCTTGAACCTCTTTTGCAAATGAAAGGTCTTGATGGTAAATATATTCGCTGGACTGATGTAAGATTGATCAGAAGAATGCTGCGTGATTTTGCTCATCGTGCATACAATCCAACACAAACGCTTGAACACTGGCACTATGTGCGTTCAAGTGAATTGAGAAATATAATTCCATACAGCAACACAGCAGATTTTATTATCAGCAGTGCAATGCCGTATGAGCTTTGTCTTTATTCACACAAACTTGGAAAAGATTTTATTGAATGGGAGAAAAAATATAAAAATGATCCGTTGAAAACTGATTCGTATGAACGTGCATCGAGATTAGCTTATTTATTAAAACACATCACTCCTGTTGAAGATGATTCTCCGGTTCCGCACGATTCAGTATTGAGAGAATTTATTGGCGGAAGTAGTATTGTTCATTAG
- a CDS encoding N-acetyltransferase, which translates to MEQKVIHEKENKRFIIYTDGGEAYVEYRLDNNEMDLYHTFTNPALRGKGLAALVARAALEFAKENNLKVIPTCPYIQTFIS; encoded by the coding sequence ATGGAACAGAAAGTAATTCACGAAAAAGAAAATAAAAGATTTATTATTTATACCGACGGCGGAGAAGCTTATGTTGAGTATAGACTTGATAATAATGAAATGGATTTATATCATACCTTTACAAATCCTGCGCTTAGAGGTAAAGGATTAGCGGCTCTTGTAGCTAGAGCCGCTTTGGAATTTGCTAAAGAAAATAATTTGAAGGTTATTCCAACCTGTCCTTATATTCAAACATTTATCAGTTAG
- a CDS encoding matrixin family metalloprotease, translated as MKTKTCSILLLLFTFFAATTTNFTQQSKFHKPQSSGNKKNFNINSSHNSNISKPSTVTNYRRKDFTINRKENVDIDSQRKKKNYSGNRTILKTNKSENYFHIDKTGSSLWDGKHWDMDDYPLKVYVKESSSGYYDSDYKDYVSYAFKIWQKADNRIQYTFTNNSRNADVQFVFVENLGKKYESNYLGLTEYDVNSKKEIEQSTVQISLIKFGDEKVSAGEIKATIIHELGHVFGLGHSESENDIMYQYISSDHTAKKTFDELSIGDKQAIKDVIDLGNDEKYVRK; from the coding sequence ATGAAAACAAAAACCTGTTCGATTTTACTTTTACTTTTTACTTTTTTTGCTGCTACCACAACAAACTTTACACAGCAATCTAAATTCCATAAACCTCAGTCTTCAGGTAATAAAAAAAATTTCAATATCAACTCTTCACACAATTCAAATATCAGCAAACCATCAACAGTAACAAACTATAGAAGAAAAGATTTTACTATAAACAGAAAAGAAAATGTTGATATAGATTCGCAGCGAAAAAAGAAAAACTATTCAGGAAACAGAACCATTCTCAAAACAAATAAATCAGAAAATTATTTCCACATTGATAAAACCGGAAGCTCCCTTTGGGATGGAAAACATTGGGACATGGATGACTATCCACTTAAAGTTTACGTGAAAGAATCGTCTTCTGGTTATTATGATTCAGATTATAAAGATTATGTCAGCTATGCGTTTAAGATATGGCAGAAGGCTGATAACAGAATTCAATACACCTTCACAAACAATAGCAGAAATGCGGATGTTCAATTTGTTTTTGTTGAGAATCTCGGAAAAAAGTATGAAAGTAATTATCTCGGTCTGACTGAGTATGATGTGAACAGTAAAAAAGAAATCGAACAATCAACTGTTCAGATAAGCCTGATAAAATTTGGTGATGAAAAAGTCAGTGCAGGTGAAATAAAAGCAACTATTATTCATGAACTTGGTCATGTATTTGGACTTGGTCACTCTGAAAGTGAGAACGATATCATGTATCAGTACATCAGCTCCGATCATACAGCTAAGAAAACTTTTGACGAACTTTCCATCGGTGATAAGCAAGCAATAAAAGATGTAATCGACTTGGGTAACGACGAAAAATATGTACGAAAGTGA
- a CDS encoding sodium-translocating pyrophosphatase yields the protein MLNKFLLFILFILNGTYLFASEANLNIPTLDDNQQSILVLGLLVCVLGVGFGIYQYLRVKKLKAHQSMLDIAQVIFETCKTYLLQQGKLLVVLFIFIAVCVAFYFGFLMHTEFSGVLLILAWTVIGILGSYGVAWFGIRMNTLANSRMAFASLERKPIKLLNIPLDAGMSIGVMLVCVELIMMLIILLYIPRAYAGACFIGFAIGESLGASALRMAGGIFTKIADIGSDLMKIVFKIKEDDPRNPGVIADCTGDNAGDSVGPTADGFETYGVTGVALISLIVLAVADVNYQTVLLTWIFAMRIIMIITSIVSFGLNRAISQVKYSQKDDIDFEHPLTSLVWITSIVSIIATFVVSALMIGHLPNNLWLILSIVISCGTLGAALIPEFTKIFTSTKSKHVDEIVSSSREGGSSLTILSGLVAGNFSAFWMGLLFVVLMLVADITSAEALGGIMIYPSIFAFGLVAFGFLGMGPVTIAVDSYGPVTDNAQSIYELSLIEEIKDVDKEIEKDFGFKPDFQKAKYYLEANDGAGNTFKATAKPVLIGTAVVGATAMIFSLILMLKQTLGIDPANILSLLNPYTSLGFIAGGAVVFWFSGASIQAVTTGAYKAVEYIKKNIQLDETASKSASIEKSKEVVKICTQYAQKGMFNIFVAIFSFALAFALMSAPVNSVEPVSFFISFLISIAVFGLFQAVFMANAGGAWDNAKKVVEVELKEKGTELHAATVVGDTVGDPFKDTSSVSLNPIIKFTTLFGLLAMEISISESFRNSAPFVGAIFFLIGVYFAWRSFYKMRAKD from the coding sequence ATGTTGAACAAGTTTCTTTTATTTATTCTTTTTATTCTAAACGGCACTTACCTGTTTGCCAGTGAGGCTAATTTGAATATTCCCACTCTTGATGATAACCAGCAATCAATTTTAGTACTCGGATTATTGGTATGCGTTCTGGGCGTGGGATTCGGAATCTATCAATACCTGAGGGTAAAAAAATTAAAAGCTCATCAATCAATGCTTGATATCGCACAGGTGATTTTTGAAACTTGTAAAACATATCTCCTGCAGCAGGGAAAATTACTTGTTGTGCTTTTTATTTTTATCGCAGTCTGCGTCGCCTTCTATTTCGGATTTTTAATGCACACAGAATTCAGCGGAGTTCTTTTGATCTTGGCATGGACGGTAATTGGAATTCTTGGTTCTTACGGAGTTGCTTGGTTCGGAATACGAATGAACACACTTGCAAACAGCAGAATGGCTTTCGCTTCTCTTGAAAGAAAACCAATAAAGCTTTTAAATATTCCTCTTGATGCAGGAATGAGCATTGGTGTAATGCTTGTCTGCGTTGAACTGATAATGATGTTAATTATTTTATTATATATTCCGAGAGCGTACGCAGGTGCTTGCTTTATCGGATTTGCGATTGGTGAATCACTCGGTGCAAGTGCTTTGAGAATGGCTGGTGGAATTTTTACAAAGATTGCCGATATCGGTTCTGACCTGATGAAAATCGTTTTTAAAATTAAAGAAGATGATCCTCGAAACCCTGGAGTGATTGCAGATTGTACGGGTGATAATGCTGGTGACAGCGTTGGACCAACAGCAGACGGATTTGAAACTTATGGTGTAACCGGAGTTGCTTTAATAAGCTTGATCGTTCTTGCAGTTGCAGATGTTAATTATCAAACTGTATTACTGACATGGATTTTTGCAATGCGTATTATTATGATTATTACTTCTATCGTTTCATTTGGTTTAAACAGAGCTATCTCGCAAGTAAAATACTCACAAAAGGATGATATAGATTTTGAGCATCCATTAACATCACTTGTCTGGATCACTTCAATCGTTTCTATCATTGCAACTTTTGTTGTCAGTGCATTAATGATTGGTCACTTACCTAACAATCTCTGGTTAATATTATCAATAGTAATTAGCTGCGGGACACTTGGTGCAGCATTAATACCTGAGTTCACAAAAATATTTACAAGTACCAAATCAAAACACGTTGATGAAATTGTGTCTTCATCAAGAGAAGGTGGTTCATCATTAACAATTTTATCCGGATTAGTTGCCGGTAACTTCAGTGCTTTCTGGATGGGACTTTTATTCGTCGTACTAATGTTAGTCGCTGATATAACAAGCGCCGAAGCACTTGGTGGTATAATGATCTATCCATCAATATTTGCATTTGGATTAGTCGCTTTCGGATTTTTAGGAATGGGTCCGGTTACAATAGCTGTGGATAGTTATGGTCCGGTTACTGATAATGCTCAATCAATTTATGAACTTTCTTTGATTGAAGAAATAAAAGATGTTGATAAAGAAATTGAAAAAGATTTCGGATTCAAGCCTGATTTCCAAAAGGCAAAGTATTATCTTGAAGCTAATGATGGAGCCGGAAATACTTTTAAAGCAACTGCAAAACCGGTTCTAATCGGTACTGCTGTTGTTGGTGCAACAGCAATGATTTTCTCTTTAATTCTTATGTTGAAACAGACTTTAGGAATTGATCCTGCAAATATTCTCAGCTTACTTAATCCATACACAAGTTTAGGATTTATTGCTGGTGGTGCTGTTGTTTTTTGGTTTTCAGGTGCATCGATTCAGGCGGTTACCACAGGTGCTTACAAAGCAGTTGAGTATATTAAAAAGAATATTCAATTGGACGAAACTGCAAGTAAAAGCGCTTCAATTGAAAAATCTAAAGAAGTTGTAAAGATCTGCACTCAATATGCGCAAAAAGGAATGTTCAACATTTTTGTTGCAATATTTTCTTTCGCATTAGCATTCGCATTGATGTCAGCTCCGGTTAATTCAGTTGAACCAGTTTCATTCTTCATAAGTTTCCTAATTTCGATTGCTGTGTTCGGACTTTTCCAGGCAGTTTTTATGGCTAATGCAGGTGGTGCATGGGATAATGCTAAAAAAGTTGTTGAAGTTGAGCTGAAAGAAAAAGGAACCGAGCTTCATGCTGCAACGGTTGTTGGTGATACTGTTGGTGATCCATTTAAAGATACTTCATCTGTTTCTCTTAATCCGATAATCAAATTCACAACTTTATTCGGATTGCTGGCGATGGAAATTTCGATATCAGAATCATTTCGAAATTCCGCTCCATTCGTAGGAGCTATTTTCTTTTTAATTGGAGTGTATTTCGCATGGCGCTCATTTTATAAAATGCGTGCAAAGGATTGA
- a CDS encoding T9SS type A sorting domain-containing protein, translating to MLKENWTPGTGWNNYVFRIYVYNENYNWTEKLTQLWDGSVWKNYFRHLATWLDPVMVEEKQLISNSYYLFNNYPNPFNPSTVISYQLPVTGFVTLKIYDVLGNEVATLVNEEKPAGKYEVEFNATNLPSGTYFYSMTADGFSKTNKMIVIK from the coding sequence ATGCTAAAGGAAAACTGGACACCTGGAACAGGATGGAATAATTATGTATTTAGAATTTATGTTTATAATGAAAACTATAATTGGACGGAAAAGTTAACTCAATTGTGGGACGGATCAGTATGGAAAAACTATTTCAGACATTTGGCAACCTGGCTGGACCCGGTTATGGTTGAGGAAAAACAATTGATTTCAAATTCATATTATTTATTTAATAACTATCCCAACCCTTTCAATCCAAGTACTGTAATAAGTTATCAGTTACCTGTAACCGGTTTTGTAACATTAAAAATTTATGATGTGTTAGGAAATGAAGTAGCCACACTTGTTAACGAAGAAAAACCAGCAGGAAAATATGAAGTCGAGTTTAATGCAACTAATCTGCCAAGCGGCACATATTTTTATTCGATGACTGCTGATGGTTTTTCCAAAACAAATAAGATGATTGTAATAAAATAA
- a CDS encoding OsmC family protein: MPIRKANAEWKGDLKGGKGSISTETKLLNNTPFDAGSRFESGTTTNPEEILGAAHAGCYSMALANSLSKEGFKVNSIKTDAKVHLEKLDSGFTITKIELDTLGDVDGIDAATFVKHAEQTKVGCPVSKALTGPKIVLSAKLK, encoded by the coding sequence ATGCCAATTAGAAAAGCAAATGCCGAATGGAAAGGCGATTTAAAAGGTGGAAAAGGTTCAATCAGTACTGAAACCAAATTATTAAATAACACACCATTTGATGCAGGTTCAAGGTTTGAATCGGGAACAACAACAAATCCTGAGGAGATACTTGGTGCTGCTCATGCCGGCTGTTATTCGATGGCTTTAGCTAATTCATTGTCTAAAGAGGGATTCAAAGTAAACTCAATCAAAACCGATGCAAAAGTTCATCTTGAAAAACTTGACAGCGGGTTTACAATCACGAAAATTGAATTAGACACACTTGGTGATGTAGATGGTATTGATGCGGCAACTTTTGTAAAACACGCAGAACAAACAAAAGTCGGTTGTCCTGTTTCAAAAGCTCTCACCGGACCAAAAATTGTTCTCAGTGCGAAGTTGAAATAA
- a CDS encoding HAD family phosphatase, whose amino-acid sequence MVLIPFDYNIAVKKFNQIENHLGDRFIEYYNSNYHLHRNFEKGLMTESEFLNEMLTIVDHKIDTETFCKIYSEIFSTNESVVSLLPVLKKNYKLFLLSNTNSIHRKFGWQQCEFIKYFDKLILSYEVKSLKPEEEIYRAVETASGFPSSEHFYIDDIQEYVDAAIKLGWDAVQFVDYDKLLNDLKTKNIL is encoded by the coding sequence ATGGTTCTTATACCTTTCGATTACAATATCGCTGTAAAAAAATTTAATCAAATTGAAAATCATCTTGGTGACAGATTTATTGAATATTATAATTCTAATTATCATCTTCACAGGAATTTTGAAAAAGGTCTGATGACTGAATCTGAATTTCTAAATGAAATGCTGACCATTGTTGACCATAAAATTGATACAGAAACTTTCTGTAAAATATATTCTGAAATTTTCTCAACAAATGAAAGTGTTGTTTCTCTATTACCTGTACTTAAAAAGAATTACAAATTATTTCTACTTTCTAATACAAACTCAATCCACCGAAAATTCGGATGGCAGCAATGTGAGTTCATCAAATATTTTGATAAACTTATCCTCTCTTATGAAGTAAAATCATTAAAACCTGAAGAGGAAATCTATCGTGCTGTTGAAACTGCATCTGGTTTCCCATCTTCAGAGCATTTTTATATTGATGATATTCAGGAATATGTTGATGCAGCAATAAAACTTGGCTGGGATGCAGTTCAGTTTGTTGATTATGATAAGTTATTAAACGATCTTAAGACCAAAAACATATTATAG
- a CDS encoding peptidase C1 produces the protein MKINISLLTSLLIISFMFQLYAQDEKNKGTFVEPKDGYYQNEILKGIKEFNEPFKEKKKEFKLDFSGMNLPESKDEFTSYWFNDPISQGRTGTCWCFSTTSYFESEIFRLSGMKIKLSEMYTVYWEYVEKAYRFIKERGNSEFEEGSEANAVPRIWKMYGIVPEEVYTGLLPGQKFHDHQEMIKEMKTYLNNLKTTNAWDESAAILVIKSILNHYMGEPPYEFYYKEKTFSPKGFLNDYLKLNPDDYVDVLSYMQQPYYKQVEYEVQDNWWHSDVYYNVPLDEFMHALKDAIKNGYTMSIGGDVSEAGYDSWHKAGVVPTFDIPSEYIDESSRQFRFSNQTTTDDHGIHLVGYLVKDVVDWFLIKDSGAGSRNTGDQGFYFYHEDYVKLKMMDFMVHKDAVKNLLEKFKQ, from the coding sequence ATGAAAATCAATATTTCATTACTTACATCGTTACTAATCATTTCTTTTATGTTTCAGCTTTATGCTCAGGATGAAAAAAACAAAGGTACATTCGTCGAACCAAAAGATGGTTATTACCAAAATGAAATTCTCAAAGGCATAAAAGAATTTAACGAACCCTTTAAAGAAAAAAAGAAAGAATTTAAACTTGACTTTTCTGGAATGAATCTTCCAGAATCCAAAGATGAATTCACAAGTTACTGGTTCAACGACCCGATTTCACAAGGAAGAACCGGAACCTGCTGGTGTTTTTCAACAACATCATATTTTGAATCTGAAATATTCAGACTTAGCGGAATGAAAATAAAACTTTCTGAAATGTACACTGTCTATTGGGAGTATGTTGAAAAAGCGTATCGGTTTATTAAAGAAAGAGGTAACTCAGAATTTGAAGAAGGTTCGGAAGCGAATGCAGTTCCAAGGATATGGAAAATGTACGGAATAGTTCCTGAAGAAGTTTATACTGGATTACTTCCCGGTCAAAAATTTCACGACCATCAGGAAATGATTAAAGAAATGAAAACATATCTCAATAACCTTAAAACTACTAACGCCTGGGATGAATCTGCAGCAATCCTTGTAATCAAATCAATATTGAATCATTATATGGGTGAACCGCCTTATGAATTTTATTATAAAGAAAAAACATTTTCACCAAAAGGTTTTTTAAACGACTATCTTAAACTTAATCCGGATGATTATGTTGATGTACTTTCCTATATGCAGCAGCCATATTATAAACAAGTTGAATATGAAGTTCAAGATAACTGGTGGCACAGCGATGTTTATTACAACGTTCCTCTCGATGAGTTTATGCACGCATTGAAGGATGCAATAAAAAATGGTTACACGATGTCAATCGGTGGTGACGTATCAGAAGCCGGATATGATTCGTGGCATAAAGCCGGAGTCGTTCCAACTTTTGATATACCTTCTGAATACATTGATGAAAGTTCGAGACAGTTCCGTTTCAGCAATCAAACTACAACCGATGATCATGGAATTCATCTTGTTGGTTATCTGGTAAAGGATGTTGTTGATTGGTTTTTAATAAAAGATTCTGGCGCGGGTTCAAGAAATACAGGAGATCAAGGGTTTTATTTTTATCACGAAGATTATGTTAAACTGAAAATGATGGATTTTATGGTTCATAAGGATGCAGTTAAAAATTTATTGGAGAAGTTTAAGCAATAA
- a CDS encoding NRDE family protein — protein MCLIVFANKVRPDYKLIFAANRDEFYNRPSEQAKFWSDHPDLLAGKDLQAGGTWMGITKQGRFAAITNYRDLKNHRDDAPSRGNLTLDFLMNDISPNDYYSNLKSRLKNFNGFNLLLGTVDELYYFSNEIDGLQKIEPGIHGLSNALLDTSWPKVEKSKQQLQNLMNQKEIHPWEVIDILKNSTIAKDEELPDTGVGLELERMLSSVFIKSEKYGTRCSSVIMVDNNNNINFVEKFFFDGIGNFSNREFKFTINN, from the coding sequence ATGTGCCTAATAGTTTTCGCAAATAAAGTTCGTCCTGATTACAAACTGATCTTCGCAGCAAACAGAGATGAGTTTTATAACCGACCAAGTGAGCAGGCAAAATTCTGGTCAGACCATCCCGATCTGCTGGCTGGAAAAGATTTGCAGGCAGGCGGAACGTGGATGGGAATTACTAAGCAAGGAAGATTTGCTGCAATCACAAATTACAGAGACTTGAAAAATCATAGAGATGATGCTCCATCTCGTGGAAATCTCACACTGGATTTTTTAATGAATGATATTTCGCCAAATGATTATTATTCAAATCTTAAGTCAAGATTAAAAAACTTCAACGGATTTAATTTGCTTTTGGGTACTGTGGACGAACTTTACTATTTCTCAAATGAAATTGATGGGTTGCAAAAAATTGAGCCCGGAATTCACGGATTGAGTAATGCATTGCTCGACACGTCTTGGCCAAAAGTTGAAAAAAGTAAACAACAACTTCAGAATTTGATGAATCAGAAAGAAATACATCCGTGGGAAGTGATTGATATTCTGAAAAACTCAACGATTGCAAAAGATGAAGAGTTACCAGATACTGGAGTTGGGCTGGAACTGGAAAGAATGCTTTCTTCTGTTTTTATCAAATCAGAAAAATATGGAACCAGATGTTCTTCTGTCATTATGGTTGATAACAATAATAATATTAATTTTGTGGAGAAATTTTTCTTTGATGGGATCGGTAACTTTTCAAACAGAGAATTCAAGTTCACTATAAATAACTAA
- a CDS encoding DUF1579 family protein, protein MISKILSISKILFVVLILASINLFAQEENVIIKNYNLELAKISPPHKMISKLKGKWNLHYRLWIDPDKDPEENDGTADANLILGGRFLQINMIYSIYEKEFTSEHIVGYDMDIDRFSLFSIDEFGTDAIFEYGDFDPDIESIVFTGVDSISANPSTDEKSFQYKIELYIPTEEDVDQFGFNTYFLDQEGKWKPLMETSFTKSE, encoded by the coding sequence ATGATTTCTAAAATTTTGTCCATTTCTAAGATTTTATTTGTAGTGTTGATTTTAGCTTCTATCAACTTATTTGCTCAGGAGGAGAATGTAATAATCAAAAATTATAATCTTGAACTGGCTAAAATAAGTCCACCGCACAAAATGATAAGCAAACTAAAAGGCAAATGGAATTTACATTATCGGCTTTGGATTGATCCTGATAAAGACCCCGAAGAAAATGATGGAACTGCGGACGCAAACTTAATTCTCGGTGGAAGATTTTTGCAGATAAATATGATTTATTCTATTTATGAAAAAGAATTTACGAGCGAGCATATTGTTGGTTACGACATGGATATAGATAGATTTTCACTTTTTTCAATCGATGAATTCGGCACCGATGCAATTTTTGAGTATGGCGATTTTGACCCTGATATAGAATCAATAGTTTTTACCGGAGTTGACAGTATATCAGCTAACCCATCAACTGATGAAAAAAGTTTTCAATACAAAATAGAACTTTACATCCCAACTGAGGAAGACGTTGATCAGTTCGGATTCAACACATATTTTCTTGATCAAGAAGGTAAATGGAAGCCTTTAATGGAAACAAGTTTCACAAAAAGTGAATAA